In Streptomyces sp. NBC_01551, one DNA window encodes the following:
- a CDS encoding alpha/beta hydrolase — translation MTDDPPVPPSEGPAPRERRRRLQLTLPGCWGALVLACLSFTPSLLPRGGVLQGLICGISAAIGYGLGVLAACVWRAFADREARSPSRRSWLILLVSALVLFGVSFGLGQYWQHEIRRLMGVTDFNVLTAIACPFVAALVFLLLLAAGRGLRALYRWAARLLGRRIGGRAARVVGWLLVAGLAWAAFSGLLLSGIVNAANEAFSLRDTQTPEGVHQPTSALRSGGPGSLVPWDSLGYQGRAFTGSGPTAQAIGAFTHRTAQEPVRAYAGLETSDSTETRAARAVADLERAGGFARENLLVMTTTGSGWVDPAAVDSFEYLANGDAASVAIQYSYLPSWMSYLVDQSKAREAGRDLFDAVYDKWSQLPQDRRPRLFVAGESLGSFGGETAFSGEHDLRNRTAGTLFAGPPNFNTLFREFSDHRDAGSPEIEPVYREGRTVRFTDDPAAAIPPADRPWDGPRVLYLMHPSDPIVWWSPRLALSEPDWIGDRPGSDVLGAMVWIPFVTFWQVTADLPFSTGVPDGHGHTYKAAYVDAWNSVMRPTGFTAQELDHLKDVVSPQK, via the coding sequence ATGACCGATGACCCGCCGGTACCTCCGTCGGAAGGGCCGGCCCCGCGCGAGCGGCGTCGGCGGCTCCAGCTGACGCTCCCCGGCTGCTGGGGCGCGCTGGTCCTGGCGTGCCTGTCGTTCACCCCGTCACTGCTCCCCCGCGGCGGCGTCCTCCAAGGGCTGATCTGCGGAATCAGCGCGGCCATCGGGTACGGGCTGGGCGTGCTCGCGGCCTGTGTGTGGCGCGCTTTCGCCGACCGGGAGGCGCGCAGCCCCTCGCGCAGGTCATGGCTCATCCTGCTCGTCAGCGCGCTCGTGCTCTTCGGCGTCTCGTTCGGGCTCGGGCAGTACTGGCAGCACGAGATCCGCCGGCTCATGGGCGTCACCGACTTCAACGTCCTCACGGCCATCGCCTGCCCCTTCGTCGCCGCTCTCGTCTTCCTCCTCCTGCTCGCGGCCGGGCGGGGACTGCGGGCCCTCTACCGCTGGGCCGCCCGGCTGCTCGGGCGCCGGATCGGCGGGCGGGCGGCCCGGGTGGTCGGCTGGCTGTTGGTGGCGGGTCTGGCGTGGGCCGCGTTCTCCGGGCTACTGCTGAGCGGCATCGTGAACGCCGCCAACGAGGCGTTCTCGCTGCGTGACACCCAGACCCCGGAAGGCGTGCACCAGCCGACGTCTGCGCTGCGCTCGGGCGGGCCCGGCTCACTGGTGCCGTGGGACTCGCTGGGCTACCAGGGCCGGGCGTTCACCGGCAGTGGTCCGACGGCGCAGGCCATCGGCGCCTTCACCCACCGCACGGCGCAGGAGCCCGTCCGGGCCTACGCCGGACTGGAGACCTCCGACAGCACGGAGACCCGGGCGGCCCGGGCCGTCGCGGATCTCGAACGGGCGGGCGGCTTCGCACGCGAGAACCTGCTCGTGATGACCACCACGGGCAGCGGCTGGGTCGATCCCGCCGCGGTGGACTCGTTCGAGTACCTCGCCAACGGCGACGCGGCCAGCGTGGCGATCCAGTACTCGTACCTGCCGTCGTGGATGTCGTACCTGGTCGACCAGTCCAAGGCGCGCGAGGCCGGCCGCGATCTCTTCGACGCGGTCTACGACAAGTGGTCCCAGCTGCCCCAGGACCGGCGTCCGCGCCTGTTCGTGGCGGGCGAGAGCCTGGGCTCGTTCGGCGGTGAGACGGCCTTCAGCGGGGAGCACGACCTGCGCAACCGCACCGCGGGCACCCTGTTCGCCGGCCCGCCCAACTTCAACACGCTCTTCCGCGAGTTCAGCGACCACCGCGACGCGGGAAGCCCCGAGATCGAGCCCGTCTACCGGGAGGGCCGGACCGTCCGGTTCACCGACGACCCGGCCGCCGCGATCCCTCCCGCCGACCGTCCCTGGGACGGCCCGCGGGTGCTCTACCTCATGCACCCGTCCGACCCGATCGTCTGGTGGAGCCCCCGGCTGGCCCTCTCCGAACCCGACTGGATCGGAGATCGGCCCGGCTCGGACGTGCTCGGGGCGATGGTGTGGATCCCGTTCGTGACCTTCTGGCAGGTCACCGCCGACCTGCCGTTCTCCACGGGGGTGCCGGACGGCCACGGGCACACGTACAAGGCGGCCTACGTCGACGCCTGGAACTCCGTCATGCGGCCCACCGGATTCACCGCGCAGGAACTGGACCACCTGAAGGACGTCGTCTCGCCGCAGAAGTGA